Within the Streptomyces sp. NBC_00353 genome, the region CGGCTCCCGACTTCCCGGCCCGCTGCGCCGCTTCACGAGCGAGTAGCGGGTAGCGCGCAGCGAGGCCGAGTTCCTCGAACCTCCCCCGCCCGAATCAGCCCGCGAAGGCCGTCCCCGGCATCCCTTGCCCCGCGCCCGGCAGCACCAGAAGCGAACCGGACAGCGGGTGCGGGGCGGCGAGCCCTGTCCGGGCCGTGGAGATGTACAGGTCGCGCAGGTCCGTACCGCCGAAGGCACAGGCCGTCGGGCGCCGAACCGGCAGTGCGACGGTCCGGTCCAGCGCGCCGTCGGCCGTGTAGCGACGCAGCGCCCCGCCGTCCCACAGGGCGACCCATATGCATCCGTCGGCATCGACCGTCATCCCGTCGGGGAAACCCGCACCCTGCTCGACCGTCGCGAACGGCCGCCGGTTCAGGGCGCGCCGGCCGTCGAAGTCGAAGACGTCGATGCGGCGCGTCGGGGTGTCGATGTAGTACATGAGCCGCCCGTCCGGGCTCCACCCGATGCCGTTGCTGCAGGCCACCACGGGCAGCACCGGAGTGACCGTGCCGTCGGGTGCGATGCGGGCCAGGCTGCCCCCGACCTCCGCCTCGTTGTAGCGCATGCTGCCCGCCCACAGCGCCCCGTCGGGCGCCACGGCCGCGTCGTTGCCGCGCCGCCCGGGCTCGGGGTCGTGCACCAGCCAGCGGAAGGCGCCATCGGGGTCGTAGAGTCCGATGCCGTCTCGCAGATTGACGACCAGCCCGCCGCCCGCGCGCGGCTTCGCCGCTCCGACATGCTGCTCGGTGGCCATGACCGTGCGGCGGCCGCTCACCGGGTCGTACGTGTGGACGCGGGCGGAGAGGATGTCGACCCAGATCAGCCGGCCGGTCGCCGGGTCCCAGGTCGGGCCCTCGCCGAGCTCGGCCTGCTCCCGCACGGCCACGTCGAGGCGCATCCCGCTCACTGTTCCCTCCGGTGGTGCCCGAGACGGACGGAGAGGGCGTCGGCGCCGTCCGCCGCGAGGACCGCCAACTCCTGCTCGCGCTTCTCGTTCCAGCGGATCATCGGTACGGAGATGGAGAGCGCGGCGACGACCCGGCCCGCCCGGTCCCGCACCGGAGCCGCCACACAGCTCACATCCGGGTTGGACTCACGGTGCTCCACCGCAATGCCCCGCTCCCGCACGCCGGAGAGCACGGTGCGCAACTCGGCAGGGTCCGTGATGCTGTTGGGGGTCATGCCGGTGAGTTCGCGGCCGTCGAGCCGGGCGTCGAGCTCCCGGTCGGGCAGGGTGGCGAGCAGCATCTTGCCGACAGAGGTGCAGTGGGCGGGCAGCCGGCGTCCGGCCGCCGAGACCATCCGTACCGCATGGGTGGAGTCCACCTTGGCGATATAGATGACGTCGGTGTCCTCCAGGATCGCCACATGGACCGTCTCGCCGCAGGTCTCGGCGACCTCACGGGCCACCTGCTGCCCCTCGGCGGCGAGGTCGAGCTGCTCGGCGTACCGGCTGCCCAGCTGATAGGTGCGGACACCGAGGCGGTAGCGGCCGGGCTGGTCCGGGAGCGCCACCAGGTACGAGCGGGCGGCGAGGGTGGTCAGCAGCTCGTGAACGGTGGTGCGCGGCAACTGGAGCTTGCGGGTGACCTCGGGCGCGGAGAGCGTTCCGTCACCATGGAGGAAGAGTTCGAGTACGTCCAGGGCTCTGGTCACCGCAGGGACGAGTCGCCCCATCTTGTGCACCCACCTCTCGCGTTCGACACTCCGACCATTGGCCGGAATCGCGAACACAGGCTAGTCGTAGCGCACTTGTGACGGCAATGCCGCCGACCCGCCCCGATGTCCTGCCGATGCGTCGATATGACCCGTTTGCCGCCGCTTTGTCAGACCTGCCGCCCGAGCAGCGCGAGCAGCTCGGTCTGCGGGTCTGCGCCCTTCTCGGTCTTGACGGGCGGGGCGAACAGACCGGTCTGCGACAGGCCCTTCACGTACGGCCCGACCTCACGCCGGGTGAACTCGACGAGATCCTCCGGCAGCCGTTCGTCGGCGCCGATCGCCCGGGAGAGGTCCCAGGAGTGCACCACCGCGTCGCTCACCATCTGCGCGCAGTAGGCGTCGGCGGCGCTGTCCCCGTACGAGAGATTCACGGTCCGCTTCAGCGCTCCGGGAGCCGCGAACGCCTTGCGGGCCTCTGCCGCCGCACGGTCCCACACCGTGACCGGGTCGTCGCCCAGCACATCGTCGTCAAAGGCGTCACCCACCTCGGCGACGCTACGGCCCTCCGTCACCAGCGGTGGGACCCACAACTGCTCGGACGTGAGATGGGCGACCAGATCACGGACGGACCACTCGGTGCACGGCGTCGATGCGGACCACTGGTCATCGCGCACGGCATGCACCCGGTCCGTGAAGAGCTGGAGTGCCTCGGCGTGCCGGTCGAGCAGGTCACGGGCGGAGAGAGGGTTGCGAGCTGCTGCCGGTTTGCTGCATTGAAGTGAGTTGTAGCGAGCGGGAGCGAGTCCTGTGGGTGGGTTGGTGGGGGTGGGAACGGGGGTTCTGGGGTCGAATGGGTGACCTTGGCGGCTGGTGCTCGTTGGTTCGGGTGGCAGGTGTCCGACCGTGGGGGTGGATGGTGGATGGTTTACGGAAGCTGGCGACGTCCTTCGTGGTGCCTGGGCCTTTCGGGGTGGCGGTCCGGGACCGTCTCAAGCACCTCACGCCCGAGGACGAGAGGGTGCTGCGTGCGGTGGGTGAGCATCAGGGTGCGTTGGCTTCCGGTGATCTCAAGGCCCGCTGTGCAGACGGTCTGGATCACAGCGCGGACACCTGGGCAGCGCGTAAGCGGGAGCTGACCGGGGTGTCGTCGTCGCGGATCGCGGGTGCGATCACGAAGGCCACGCATGATCAGTGGGCGCTCGCGCGCCGTTGTCAGGCGGCGTATATCCAGAACCTGGCTGCCGGGATCAAGACGTTGCGGCACCGGCTGTCCCTCCCGCTCGGGGAGAAGGGCACCAGGCGCGCGGCGGGTGGCTACCGGTCGAAGAGCGAGTGGTTCCGCAAGTCCCGCCGCCTCGCGATGCTGGAGGCGCGGCACGCGGCGGCCGTCGCCGACTGGCAGGCCGGACGGGTGCGGGTGGTCCGGGGCGGAAAGCGTCTCCTGAACACCCGCCACCACCTCGCCCAGGCCCATCTCACCGAGGACGAGTGGCAGCAACGGTGGGAGGCGGAACGCTGGTTCATCGCTGCCGACGGTGAGTCTGGGAAGCGGTTCGGGAACGAGACGATCCGCGTCACCCCGGACGGCGAAGTGTCCATCAAGCTGCCTGCCCCGCTTGCGCACCTGGCCAACGCCAAGCACGGCCGGTACACCCTCACCGTCCGTATCGGGTTCGCGCACCGGGGCGCGGAGTGGGCCGACCGCATCGAAGCCAACCAGGCCGTCGCCTATCGCATCCACCTCGACACAGACCGGGGCCGCTGGTACCTCACCGCATCCTGGCAGCGCCCCGTCGTGCAGACGATCCCGTGGGAGACCGCCCGAGGCCGGGGCATGATCGGCGTGGATACGAACGCCGATCATTTCGCCGCCTACCGGCTCGACCGGCACGGCAACCCGGTCGGTGAGCCGCACCGCTTCGGCTACGACCTGTCCGGTTCGGCCGGTCACCGCGACGCACAGATCCGCCACGCCCTGACCCGGTTGATCAACTGGGCGGTGCGGGTCGGTGTCGCTGCGATCGGCATCGAAGACCTCGACTTCACGCCTGAGAAGACCCGGGAGAAGCACGGTCGCCGCAAGCGGTTTAGGCAGCTCATCTCCGGCATGCCGACCGCCAAGCTGAAGGCCAGGCTGGTGTCCATGGCCGCCGAACAGGGCCTGAGCGTTGTCGCGGTCGACCCGGCCTACACCAGCCTGTGGGGTGCCCAGCACTGGCAGAAACCGCTGACCACGCCGCACCGCACCATGTCCCGTCACGATGCCGCCGGTATCGCGATCGGGAGACGCGCCCTCGGTCACCCGGTCCGGCGTCGGACGGCACCGCCCCCACACGACCGGAGTGATCGTGCGGGGCATCGGACCGCCCAGGCCGGACCAGGCAACCGGGGGCGTGAGGGAACCCGCCCACCCACCACGGACCGGCCCCCTGGAGGGCCGTCGCCGAGCGGGAAGCGAAAGCGGGAACCCAGCGCATCCAACACCGTTCGGGATGCGCCCAGCACGCAGCAGTGGGTCCAGGACTCACTCATGCGCACTGGCTAGGAACGGTGAGATGCCATGTGACCACTGTCTCGTCCGGAGAGCCGCGCGCGAGCGCGCCTGCTGCTTCGGCGCGGCCGAAAGGGGTATCCGCAGTCCCATGTCGTCTCCGAGCAACGCATCCTCAGTCCCCTCGCCCACCGGACTCCGCACCTGGCTGCACCGGCGCGATCTCGCCGTCTTCCGGAGCGTGGCCGGCCGGCACTGGCCGGGCGCCGGCCCCGTACTGCCGCGACTGAGCCGCAGTGCCGATCACGGGCTGCTGTGGTTCGGTGCCGCGGCGGGCATGGCGGCACTCGGCGGCAGCGCCCGGGCCCGGCGCGCCGCGCTCCGCGGGGTGGTCTCGCTGGCCGTGGCCTCGGCCGCGATCAACACCGTGGGGAAGGGTGCGGTGCGCAGGGAGCGGCCGGTACTGGACGCCGTACCGGTGATACGGCGGCTCACGCGCCAGCCGTTCACCACCTCCTTCCCGTCCGGGCATGCCGCGTCGGCGGCAGCCTTCGCCACGGGCGTGGCCCTCGAGTCGAAGGGCTGGGGTGCGGCGGTCGCCCCGCTCGCACTGGCGGTCGCCGCCTCCCGCGTCTATACGGGGGTCCACTATCCGAGTGATGTGCTGGCCGGTGCGGCGCTCGGCATAGGAGCCGCGTTCGCCCTGCGCGGTGTCGTACCGACGCGAGGACAGCTGCCCGCGCCGGGCAGACCGCCCGCCCATGCGCCCGCCCTGCCGGGCGGCCGGGGCCTGGTGGTCGTCGTCAACCAGGAGTCCGGCTCGGCCACGGCCACGGCCTCGCTGGTGCGGGACTCGCTGCCGCTCGCCGAGGTGGTGGAGTGCGCGCCCGGCGAGCTCTCCGCCGAACTGGAGAAGGCCGCCGGACAGGGCCGTGCGCTCGGGATCTGCGGGGGCGACGGCACGGTCAACAGCGCCGCTGCCGTCGCCGCCGCGCACCGTGTGCCGCTCGCGGTGTTCCCCGGCGGAACCCTCAACCACTTCGCCTACGACCTGGGCATCGAGACGGTGGACGACGTCTGTGCCGCGCTGACCGCGGGCGATGCGGTACGGGTCGACCTCGGCCGCTTCCG harbors:
- a CDS encoding SMP-30/gluconolactonase/LRE family protein yields the protein MRLDVAVREQAELGEGPTWDPATGRLIWVDILSARVHTYDPVSGRRTVMATEQHVGAAKPRAGGGLVVNLRDGIGLYDPDGAFRWLVHDPEPGRRGNDAAVAPDGALWAGSMRYNEAEVGGSLARIAPDGTVTPVLPVVACSNGIGWSPDGRLMYYIDTPTRRIDVFDFDGRRALNRRPFATVEQGAGFPDGMTVDADGCIWVALWDGGALRRYTADGALDRTVALPVRRPTACAFGGTDLRDLYISTARTGLAAPHPLSGSLLVLPGAGQGMPGTAFAG
- a CDS encoding TIGR03086 family metal-binding protein, producing MLDRHAEALQLFTDRVHAVRDDQWSASTPCTEWSVRDLVAHLTSEQLWVPPLVTEGRSVAEVGDAFDDDVLGDDPVTVWDRAAAEARKAFAAPGALKRTVNLSYGDSAADAYCAQMVSDAVVHSWDLSRAIGADERLPEDLVEFTRREVGPYVKGLSQTGLFAPPVKTEKGADPQTELLALLGRQV
- a CDS encoding IclR family transcriptional regulator; translated protein: MGRLVPAVTRALDVLELFLHGDGTLSAPEVTRKLQLPRTTVHELLTTLAARSYLVALPDQPGRYRLGVRTYQLGSRYAEQLDLAAEGQQVAREVAETCGETVHVAILEDTDVIYIAKVDSTHAVRMVSAAGRRLPAHCTSVGKMLLATLPDRELDARLDGRELTGMTPNSITDPAELRTVLSGVRERGIAVEHRESNPDVSCVAAPVRDRAGRVVAALSISVPMIRWNEKREQELAVLAADGADALSVRLGHHRREQ
- a CDS encoding IS200/IS605 family accessory protein TnpB-related protein yields the protein MVDGLRKLATSFVVPGPFGVAVRDRLKHLTPEDERVLRAVGEHQGALASGDLKARCADGLDHSADTWAARKRELTGVSSSRIAGAITKATHDQWALARRCQAAYIQNLAAGIKTLRHRLSLPLGEKGTRRAAGGYRSKSEWFRKSRRLAMLEARHAAAVADWQAGRVRVVRGGKRLLNTRHHLAQAHLTEDEWQQRWEAERWFIAADGESGKRFGNETIRVTPDGEVSIKLPAPLAHLANAKHGRYTLTVRIGFAHRGAEWADRIEANQAVAYRIHLDTDRGRWYLTASWQRPVVQTIPWETARGRGMIGVDTNADHFAAYRLDRHGNPVGEPHRFGYDLSGSAGHRDAQIRHALTRLINWAVRVGVAAIGIEDLDFTPEKTREKHGRRKRFRQLISGMPTAKLKARLVSMAAEQGLSVVAVDPAYTSLWGAQHWQKPLTTPHRTMSRHDAAGIAIGRRALGHPVRRRTAPPPHDRSDRAGHRTAQAGPGNRGREGTRPPTTDRPPGGPSPSGKRKREPSASNTVRDAPSTQQWVQDSLMRTG
- a CDS encoding bifunctional phosphatase PAP2/diacylglycerol kinase family protein, encoding MSSPSNASSVPSPTGLRTWLHRRDLAVFRSVAGRHWPGAGPVLPRLSRSADHGLLWFGAAAGMAALGGSARARRAALRGVVSLAVASAAINTVGKGAVRRERPVLDAVPVIRRLTRQPFTTSFPSGHAASAAAFATGVALESKGWGAAVAPLALAVAASRVYTGVHYPSDVLAGAALGIGAAFALRGVVPTRGQLPAPGRPPAHAPALPGGRGLVVVVNQESGSATATASLVRDSLPLAEVVECAPGELSAELEKAAGQGRALGICGGDGTVNSAAAVAAAHRVPLAVFPGGTLNHFAYDLGIETVDDVCAALTAGDAVRVDLGRFRPGPDGPAGAPGYFLNAFSLGAYPELVRTREHWAPRIGGWPAGVLAALHVLRGDRPLEAELQGERRPLWLLFVGNGMFRRVGPAPGRRHNLADGLLDVRAVHGGRTPGLRLLAAAVAGPLTRSPVHAAVRLRRVRIAGLTPGTPYAYDGEVAHSQGELVIDKLPEALTVYCPMTV